A single window of Vidua chalybeata isolate OUT-0048 chromosome 7, bVidCha1 merged haplotype, whole genome shotgun sequence DNA harbors:
- the PMS1 gene encoding PMS1 protein homolog 1 isoform X2: MKQLPGETIRLLSSSQVITSVVSVVKELIENSLDASATGIDIKLENYGFSKIEVRDNGSGIKVDDVPVMAIKHYTSKISSSEDLERLTTYGFRGEALGSICSISEVLVTTKTAADDFSIQYALDSNGHVTTKKPSHLGQGTTVTVLNLFKNLPVRKQFYSTNRKCKEELKKVQDLLTAYGIIKPDLRITLTHNKAVIWQKTRVSDHKMACMSVLGTAVMSSMVPFQHCCEYPEINLSGFLPKAESDTSLTSLSSSERSFIFINNRPVLQKEILKLIRQYYSQVTQKDCTRLYPVFFLSITVPASAVDVNITPDKTQVLLHYKESVLLAVENVLKSLYGPLPAAVPGESNKTDVTSEDMFVHRTDQTDVAVNEMGPSGNDELHAHTSFLSLSSDVQNRQAGKNTDICLNHQTFSGDNVHSCLDKREVSKSDAFPDSSLNLLREEEQNGQNMADIQSNSVPVDPESKKANEHLLSSDNSDKIDKNEEVLVPKDLLEISADSWSMGSAFKDILGDKLEPVKILTPEVGGTTNMQNEHTGEKSSDPQSSNQSIKKKNVISEKFGHVTAYDLINSKIIKKPKSAFEFFTHECRPKLIDDNPKTSMNDILLTIEEQWKNLNEEEKQNYEIKATKDQERYNREVKKANAQPMHRPAKEADKHKTKLKSSASDQQKLDKIFHNQMEKKGKLQQPVKIVTVPFSMSSCRGHLQRQERNVSDKHELFLIRRQSFPDVWILATEKNVKLMNPYRLEEALLCKRLLVNHKLPVEKLDTPIVLTDSLIGGAQYMAALYKMQKNYQSFHGSGYLSDPRLVANGFQIKVIEGRSSTFSSAAALTFVKRRCAKHNLQDEATAWKGK, from the exons ATGAAACAGCTGCCTGGAGAGACAATTCGGCTCCTTTCAAGTTCTCAGGTGATTACTTCAGTTGTCAGTGTGGTGAAGGAGCTGATAGAAAATTCCTTGGATGCCAGTGCTACAGGCATTGATATTAAACTG gAGAATTATGGGTTTAGCAAAATAGAAGTAAGAGACAATGGCAGTGGAATCAAGGTTGATGATGTTCCAGTTATGGCAATTAAACACTACACCTCAAAAATCAGCTCTTCTGAGGACCTTGAAAGGCTGACAACGTACGGTTTCCGTGGGGAAGCTTTGGGATCGATTTGCAGCATATCAGAA GTTTTGGTCACAACAAAGACAGCTGCTGATGATTTCAGCATTCAGTATGCTTTGGATAGCAATGGACATGTAACCACTAAAAAGCCTTCCCATCTTGGGCAAG GTACTACAGTAACAGTCCTAAATTTGTTTAAGAATCTTCCTGTAAGAAAGCAGTTTTActcaacaaacagaaaatgtaaggaagaactgaaaaaagTCCAAGATCTACTGACAGCATATGGTATCATAAAACCAGACCTGAGGATAACATTAACACATAATAAG GCAGTTATTTGGCAGAAGACCAGGGTATCGGATCACAAAATGGCCTGTATGTCAGTTCTGGGAACAGCCGTTATGAGCAGTATGGTACCTTTTCAACACTGCTGCGAATATCCTGAG ATAAATCTTTCTGGATTTCTCCCAAAAGCTGAGTCAGACACTTCTTTGACAAGCCTTTCAAGTTCAGAAAGgagtttcatttttataaataatcgTCCGGTTCTTCAGAAGGAAATACTGAAG TTAATTCGACAGTACTACAGTCAAGTGACACAAAAGGACTGTACTCGTTTAtatcctgttttctttttgagtaTTACTGTACCTGCCTCTGCTGTGGATGTGAATATAACACCTGATAAAACACAAGTTTTGCTGCATTATAAG gaatctGTCTTACTTGCAGTTGAAAATGTGTTGAAATCACTGTATGGGCCACTACCTGCTGCAGTCCCTGGTGAAAGTAATAAAACAGATGTTACCTCAGAAGACATGTTTGTTCATAGAACAGACCAAACAGATGTGGCTGTTAATGAAATGGGACCATCTGGAAATGATGAGCTACATGCTCATACTTCATTCCTTTCACTCAGCAGTGATGTGCAAAACCGtcaagcaggaaaaaacacagatATCTGCTTAAATCATCAGACATTCAGTGGTGATAATGTACACAGTTGCCTGGACAAAAGAGAGGTTTCTAAGAGTGATGCCTTTCCAGACAGTTCCTTAAATTTATTGCGTGAGGAGGAACAGAACGGACAGAATATGGCTGATATTCAAAGTAATAGTGTTCCTGTGGACCCTGAGTCTAAAAAAGCCAATGAGCATCTTTTGAGTTCTGATAATAGTGACAAAATAGATAAAAATGAGGAAGTATTAGTCCCTAAGGACTTACTTGAAATCTCTGCTGATAGTTGGAGTATGGGAAGTGCATTTAAAGACATTTTGGGAGACAAGCTGGAACCTGTTAAGATCTTGACTCCTGAAGTTGGAGGGACAACTAATATGCAAAATGAACACACTGGTGAAAAAAGCAGTGATCCACAAAGCTCAAAtcaaagcataaagaaaaaaaatgtgataagTGAAAAATTTGGACATGTGACAGCTTATGACTTaattaacagcaaaataataaagaaaccAAAGTCTGCATTTGAATTTTTCACACATGAGTGTCGTCCAAAATTGATAGATGATAATCCAAAGACCAGCATGAATGACATCCTGCTGACAATTGAAGAGCAGTGGAAGAATTtgaatgaagaggaaaaacagaa ttACGAAATAAAAGCCACTAAGGACCAGGAGCGGTACAACAGAGAGGTCAAGAAAGCCAATGCACAGCCAATGCACCGACCAGCAAAGGAGGcagacaaacacaaaaccaagtTAAAGAGTTCTGCATCTGACCAGCAGAAGCTTGACAAGATATTTCATAACCAGatggaaaagaagggaaaactgCAACAGCCTGTGAAAATTGTGACAGTGCCTTTTTCTATGAGTTCCTGTAGAGGTCACCTTCAGAGACAAGAGAGAAATGTTTCAGATAAACACGAGCTTTTCCTGATCCGTCGTCAGAGTTTTCCTGATGTCTGGATACTtgctactgaaaaaaatgttaagttGATGAATCCATATAGATTGGAAGAGGCCCTGCTATGTAAGAGATTATTGGTGAACCATAAGCTTCCTGTAGAGAAACTGGACACTCCAATTGTGTTAACAGACAG